ATCAAATCCTGCAATTGCTGCGGCAGTTTCCCGATCATGTCTTCTGGGCCGGGATCGGCCGCCGTGAGCTTGACCTTGGTCTTTTCGCGGTTGGCCTGGGACAGCGTCATCTCGCCCTCCTTGACCGCGCGATGCAGCAGCAGCCATGACGCCAGCTGCATCAGGCGGGTGGTGAGCCGCATGCTTTCGGTTGCGTAAGTAAGGCTGACGGAACGTTCGAGCGCCTTGGCCTCGGTGCGACCGTCACCGTCGAGATAGGCGGCGGTCTCCTCGACCAGGTCCATGCCTTCCCGGAACAAGGTGCCGAACGCCGCGGAATTGGTCAGTCGCTCGCTGAACTGAACGAGCGCGGATTCGCTATGCGAACGGTCCGCCATGGTTAACGCCCTCACGCCACTGATACGCTGCCGGCTTTAAAGGCGCCGGCTTATGATGAACAAATCATTGCGCTTGTGCGGTCGGGAGTCCAGCGGCAACCGGATTTATGGTTTCCAGCTCATGCGGCGGACAAAAAAGAGCCGCCGTTTCCGGCGGCTTTTGAAGTTGATAACAGGGAGGCGTCAAACAGAGTGGACAGGAGCCACTCGGTGTCCAAACGAGGACGCTCACAGTCATAAACGAGAAAGCTTAATTGATCGTAAATGATGGAATTTCTTCAGGCTTCGTTTGCCATGTCGGCCATTGGCCGAGTTTCGCGGTTGACTCGTCCGACCCCGTCGTCCCCGCCGAGCGCGCAATGGCGCACCAGGCGAGAACGACATGGCGGGACAGCGCGTTCTGAAAATTACGAC
The Bradyrhizobium sp. KBS0727 genome window above contains:
- a CDS encoding DUF1465 family protein; this translates as MADRSHSESALVQFSERLTNSAAFGTLFREGMDLVEETAAYLDGDGRTEAKALERSVSLTYATESMRLTTRLMQLASWLLLHRAVKEGEMTLSQANREKTKVKLTAADPGPEDMIGKLPQQLQDLITRSVNLQSRVRRLDISIHAAPAERAPIGNPLVPQLNRLKAAFEQ